From one Mycolicibacterium sp. HK-90 genomic stretch:
- a CDS encoding enoyl-CoA hydratase/isomerase family protein codes for METILLEFDHESRVATVTLNRPEALNSFNRAMCHEVRDAWHVIKADEGINAVVLRAAGDRAFSAGLDVKSSYGQPEIVWNHEDPGELLSPKWQKMWKPVVCAVQGMCTAGALYFVNESDVVICSQEATFFDSHVSAGLVSALEPIGLMRRVGLGDTLRMALMGNDERVGAETALRIGLVTEIVAKDQLWDRANEIATTIAAKPPTATQGTVKSIWESLDKPYRAAMDQGLIYTRLGNPIAKAELAERPLPKTTPRIR; via the coding sequence GTGGAAACGATCCTGCTGGAATTCGACCATGAATCAAGGGTCGCCACGGTCACGCTGAACCGCCCCGAAGCACTGAACTCGTTCAACCGCGCGATGTGCCATGAAGTGCGCGACGCGTGGCACGTCATCAAAGCCGACGAGGGCATCAACGCCGTGGTGCTGCGCGCCGCGGGCGACCGGGCGTTCAGCGCCGGGCTCGACGTGAAGTCCAGCTACGGACAGCCCGAGATCGTGTGGAACCACGAAGATCCCGGCGAACTGCTGAGCCCCAAATGGCAGAAGATGTGGAAGCCGGTGGTGTGTGCGGTACAAGGGATGTGCACGGCCGGGGCACTGTACTTCGTCAACGAGTCCGACGTGGTGATCTGCTCGCAGGAGGCCACCTTCTTCGATTCCCACGTCAGCGCCGGGCTGGTGTCGGCGCTGGAGCCGATCGGACTGATGCGCCGCGTCGGGCTCGGCGATACCTTGCGAATGGCTTTGATGGGCAACGACGAACGAGTCGGCGCCGAGACTGCCCTGCGCATCGGACTCGTGACCGAGATCGTGGCCAAAGACCAGTTGTGGGACCGCGCAAACGAGATCGCCACCACCATCGCCGCGAAACCGCCGACCGCCACGCAGGGCACCGTGAAGTCGATCTGGGAGTCCCTGGACAAGCCATACCGCGCCGCGATGGACCAGGGCCTCATCTACACCCGGCTGGGCAACCCGATCGCCAAGGCCGAGCTGGCCGAACGTCCCCTGCCCAAGACAACGCCCCGGATCCGCTGA
- a CDS encoding enoyl-CoA hydratase/isomerase family protein: MYDTIKYEVDGHKATITLNRPDALNALSPHMITELRSAYADAENDDDVWLMIVTATGRAFCTGADVKEIPGDGKVVNERPYLSTYEQWEAPQEGTPPFRSMAKPVVVAINGICCGAGLDWVTTGDIVIASDKATFFDPHVSIGLVAAREMVRLARALPRSVALRMALMGKHERMTVERAYELGLITEIVEHAHLLERAHEIADTVCLNAPLAVRGTRLAIHKTLDLPLHEGEILAETFRERVVRTEDALEGPRAFVEKRKPIWQAR, from the coding sequence ATGTACGACACCATCAAATACGAGGTTGACGGCCACAAGGCCACCATCACGCTCAACCGGCCCGACGCGCTCAATGCGCTCTCACCGCACATGATCACGGAGTTGCGCTCGGCCTACGCCGATGCGGAGAACGACGACGACGTCTGGCTGATGATCGTCACTGCCACCGGTCGGGCGTTCTGCACGGGTGCCGATGTCAAGGAGATCCCCGGCGACGGCAAGGTCGTCAACGAGCGGCCCTACCTGTCCACCTACGAGCAGTGGGAAGCACCGCAGGAGGGCACCCCGCCGTTCCGCAGCATGGCCAAGCCGGTCGTGGTCGCGATCAACGGAATCTGTTGCGGCGCCGGGTTGGACTGGGTGACCACCGGCGACATCGTGATCGCCTCGGACAAGGCGACGTTCTTCGACCCACATGTGAGCATCGGCCTGGTGGCAGCGCGCGAGATGGTGCGCCTGGCCCGTGCACTTCCCCGGTCGGTGGCCCTGCGAATGGCGTTGATGGGCAAGCACGAACGCATGACCGTCGAACGCGCCTACGAGCTCGGTCTGATCACCGAGATCGTCGAGCACGCTCACCTGCTGGAACGTGCCCACGAGATCGCCGACACGGTGTGCCTCAACGCCCCACTGGCAGTCCGAGGCACCCGGCTGGCGATTCACAAGACGCTCGATCTGCCGTTGCACGAGGGCGAGATCCTGGCCGAGACGTTCCGTGAGCGCGTGGTACGCACCGAGGATGCGCTGGAGGGACCGCGGGCGTTCGTGGAGAAGCGCAAGCCCATCTGGCAGGCGCGCTAG
- a CDS encoding enoyl-CoA hydratase/isomerase family protein, whose protein sequence is MSDGSVTTSRADSVLRITLDRPSRRNSLSHPMIDELVAILSAAAYDDSLRAIAISGAGDDFCAGADWVATNDAGQRPRTGDLVRRIPHTAHRVIELIATIQLPVVCAVRGWAVGLGCNLALAADFTIAEAGATFWEPFMSRGFTPDSGATWLIPRLAGVARAKRMLLLGEKVSGAEAAEWGLIHCAVPSDQLDTAETDLLARLAAGPTVAIGLAKQAIAYGQHATLTQSMNQELSNLELSCRTGDFKEGLAAFRDRRDPDFQGR, encoded by the coding sequence GTGAGTGACGGTTCGGTGACCACGTCCCGCGCGGACTCCGTCCTGCGCATCACCCTCGACCGTCCGTCGCGGCGTAACTCATTGAGCCACCCCATGATCGATGAGCTGGTCGCCATTCTCTCGGCGGCCGCGTACGACGACTCGTTGCGGGCCATCGCCATCAGCGGCGCCGGCGACGACTTCTGCGCCGGAGCCGACTGGGTCGCCACCAACGACGCCGGACAGCGGCCACGCACCGGCGATCTGGTCCGTCGCATCCCACACACCGCGCACCGGGTCATCGAGTTGATCGCCACCATCCAGCTTCCGGTGGTGTGCGCGGTGCGGGGGTGGGCCGTGGGATTGGGCTGCAACCTGGCACTGGCCGCCGACTTCACGATCGCCGAAGCGGGAGCGACATTCTGGGAGCCGTTCATGAGCCGCGGGTTCACACCTGATTCGGGGGCGACCTGGCTGATCCCGCGACTGGCCGGGGTGGCCCGGGCAAAACGCATGCTGTTGCTCGGCGAGAAGGTCAGCGGCGCCGAGGCTGCCGAGTGGGGGTTGATCCACTGCGCGGTCCCCTCCGATCAGCTGGACACAGCCGAGACCGACCTGTTGGCACGCCTGGCTGCCGGACCCACCGTCGCGATCGGGCTGGCCAAACAGGCCATCGCCTACGGCCAGCACGCCACCCTGACCCAGTCCATGAACCAGGAGCTGTCCAACCTGGAACTCTCCTGCCGCACTGGCGATTTCAAAGAGGGCCTGGCCGCATTCCGGGACCGCCGCGACCCCGACTTCCAGGGCCGATGA
- a CDS encoding FadR/GntR family transcriptional regulator has translation MEGRARRIRQPRVAEIVAAKLRDDILSGRLRAGDVLPTQESLFQEFGVSPPALREAIHLLETDGLISVRRGNMGGAVVRLPSPERTAHTISMVLQTRAATPADVSGALLHLEPICAGMCAARADRATEVVPYLQAEIDTQTAQFGNAAQYVRNARRFHEVLVARCGNEPMILLIGSLELIWSAHESDVWGDDVNEKTMRAALRDHQRLLDAIADGDSARATKLAADHLTAARHTTLAAGTDKTIEARLISHD, from the coding sequence ATGGAAGGTCGCGCACGGCGCATCCGGCAGCCGCGGGTTGCCGAGATCGTGGCGGCCAAACTCCGCGATGACATCCTGTCCGGACGGCTGCGCGCCGGCGACGTGCTGCCCACCCAGGAGAGCCTGTTCCAGGAATTCGGTGTCAGCCCACCGGCATTGCGGGAGGCCATCCATCTGCTCGAGACCGACGGGCTGATCTCGGTGCGGCGCGGCAACATGGGCGGCGCGGTCGTGCGCCTGCCATCACCGGAACGTACCGCCCACACGATCAGCATGGTGCTGCAGACACGGGCGGCCACCCCGGCCGATGTCAGCGGGGCACTACTGCACCTCGAACCGATCTGCGCGGGGATGTGTGCCGCGCGTGCCGACCGGGCCACCGAGGTGGTGCCCTATCTCCAGGCTGAGATCGACACCCAGACTGCGCAGTTCGGCAATGCCGCGCAGTATGTACGCAATGCCCGCCGGTTCCACGAGGTGCTGGTCGCGCGGTGCGGCAACGAACCGATGATCCTGCTGATCGGCTCACTGGAGCTGATCTGGTCGGCACACGAATCGGACGTCTGGGGCGACGACGTGAACGAGAAGACCATGCGGGCCGCACTCCGGGACCACCAGCGGTTGCTCGACGCGATCGCGGATGGCGACTCGGCCCGGGCCACCAAGCTCGCCGCCGACCATCTGACCGCGGCCCGGCACACCACGCTGGCTGCCGGGACCGACAAAACCATTGAAGCGAGGTTGATTTCGCATGACTGA
- a CDS encoding enoyl-CoA hydratase/isomerase family protein, with the protein MTDDRVHYEVDADNRIATITLNNPRQRNSYDAAMRDEIARYLDIVADDDDLTVVLLRGAEGVFSTGADMNNAYGWYGGERTDAPAEAPKKSRPSQRRRLTVDRKSFGFYHNFMGFPKVTVGEISGYALGGGFEMALMTDISVIARDTKIGMPATRFLGPALGSLHMFFHRLGPVLARRMLLTGDIVEAGTIEHLGIFTDTCDADQVTARARYWATKAAKMPADGVVIAKEAFRLVEQSQAYQGEEVASYIFHAYGTNLQFGPGEFNFVKTRAQHGTKEAFRLRDEHFHVPEPQ; encoded by the coding sequence ATGACTGATGACCGGGTGCACTATGAGGTCGACGCGGACAACCGCATCGCCACCATCACGCTGAACAATCCCAGACAGCGCAATTCCTATGACGCGGCGATGCGCGACGAGATCGCTCGCTATCTCGACATCGTCGCCGACGACGATGACCTCACCGTGGTGCTGCTGCGTGGCGCCGAGGGCGTGTTCAGTACCGGCGCGGACATGAACAATGCCTACGGCTGGTACGGCGGCGAGCGTACGGACGCCCCTGCTGAGGCGCCGAAGAAGTCACGCCCCAGCCAGCGCCGCCGGCTCACGGTGGACCGCAAGTCTTTTGGCTTCTACCACAACTTCATGGGCTTCCCGAAGGTCACGGTGGGGGAGATCAGCGGCTACGCGCTCGGCGGCGGCTTCGAGATGGCGTTGATGACCGATATCTCGGTGATCGCCCGCGACACCAAGATCGGCATGCCGGCCACCCGGTTCCTCGGCCCGGCGCTGGGCAGTCTGCACATGTTCTTCCACCGCCTCGGCCCGGTGCTGGCTCGGCGGATGCTGCTCACCGGAGACATCGTCGAGGCCGGAACCATCGAGCACCTCGGCATCTTCACCGACACCTGCGATGCCGATCAGGTGACGGCGCGGGCGCGGTACTGGGCGACCAAGGCGGCGAAGATGCCCGCCGACGGGGTGGTGATCGCCAAGGAGGCCTTCCGGCTCGTCGAGCAGAGCCAGGCATATCAGGGGGAAGAGGTGGCCAGCTACATCTTCCACGCCTATGGCACCAACTTGCAGTTCGGGCCCGGCGAGTTCAACTTCGTCAAAACTCGGGCCCAGCACGGCACCAAGGAGGCGTTCCGGCTGCGTGACGAGCATTTCCACGTCCCGGAACCACAGTGA
- a CDS encoding thiolase family protein — MPTPVIVGAARTAIGRSFKGTLVNTPPETLITTVLPEVVRRAGIAPEAIDDLIFAESNYGGGDIARYAADALGWESVPGQSVNRHCAGSLTAIGNASAQIGSGMERVLVAGGVQSLSSSPLMKWRVPGFGPEIEFIEPWMTPTHVETPDAPMRDMSITVGWNTAQAAGITREEMDAWAARSHQRAIAAIDAGKFLEEIVPLKVTQPDGSVTEFSIDEHPRRGTTAEKLAELKVLHPEIEGFSITAGNSSGTNDAAAAVALVGDDYAIAENLNVLATVKAWAAVGVPARDTGLGGVEVIGKVLDRAGLKPSDVALWEINEAFASVPIAAVRKYGIDEELVNFSGSGCSLGHPIAASGARMVTTLVYELQRRGGGIGVAAMCAGGGQGGAVVIEV; from the coding sequence ATGCCAACACCCGTCATCGTGGGCGCCGCCCGTACGGCGATCGGCCGATCCTTCAAGGGCACGCTAGTCAATACCCCGCCCGAAACCCTGATCACCACGGTCCTGCCCGAGGTGGTGCGTCGCGCCGGGATCGCTCCCGAGGCCATCGACGACCTGATCTTCGCCGAATCCAATTACGGCGGTGGCGATATCGCCCGCTATGCCGCGGACGCCCTCGGCTGGGAATCGGTGCCCGGACAGTCGGTCAACCGGCACTGCGCCGGCAGCCTGACCGCCATCGGCAACGCCTCGGCCCAGATCGGTTCCGGGATGGAGCGCGTGCTCGTGGCCGGCGGCGTCCAGTCGCTGTCTTCGTCCCCGCTGATGAAGTGGCGGGTGCCCGGGTTCGGTCCCGAGATCGAGTTCATCGAGCCGTGGATGACCCCGACGCACGTCGAGACCCCGGACGCGCCTATGCGCGACATGTCGATCACCGTCGGTTGGAACACCGCGCAGGCCGCCGGTATCACCCGCGAGGAGATGGACGCCTGGGCCGCGCGGTCGCACCAGCGGGCCATCGCAGCCATCGACGCGGGCAAGTTCCTCGAGGAGATCGTGCCGCTGAAGGTCACCCAGCCGGACGGCTCCGTCACCGAGTTCAGCATCGACGAGCATCCGCGTCGCGGCACCACCGCCGAGAAGCTCGCCGAGCTCAAGGTCCTGCACCCGGAGATCGAAGGGTTCTCCATCACCGCGGGCAACAGCAGCGGCACCAATGACGCTGCCGCTGCTGTCGCGTTGGTCGGCGACGATTACGCGATCGCCGAGAACCTCAATGTGCTGGCCACCGTGAAGGCCTGGGCCGCGGTCGGCGTTCCGGCCCGCGACACGGGCCTGGGTGGTGTCGAGGTGATCGGCAAGGTGCTCGACCGTGCCGGGCTCAAGCCGTCAGATGTCGCGCTGTGGGAGATCAACGAGGCGTTCGCCTCGGTGCCGATCGCCGCGGTGCGCAAGTACGGCATCGACGAGGAGCTGGTGAACTTCTCCGGAAGCGGCTGCAGCCTCGGCCATCCGATCGCCGCATCCGGTGCCCGCATGGTCACCACACTGGTCTACGAATTGCAGCGCCGTGGTGGCGGTATCGGCGTCGCCGCGATGTGCGCCGGGGGTGGCCAGGGCGGCGCGGTCGTCATCGAGGTCTAG
- a CDS encoding TetR/AcrR family transcriptional regulator has product MEVPAVAKQPTAEKRQRRERGSINPEDIIKGAFELAEQVSIDNLSMPLLGKHLGVGVTSIYWYFRKKDDLLNAMTDRALREFVVATPYVEAKDWRESLANHARTMRKAFMGNPILCDLILIRSALSPRAARLGVQEMETAIAGLVEAGLPVEDAFDTYSAVSVHVRGSVVLHRLYEKNRANDNAPGDYEETMVIDPDVTPLLAQVTSEGHRIGAADEKNFEYGLECILDHAASRIEANAGKPAKKAPARRKAAAS; this is encoded by the coding sequence ATGGAGGTGCCCGCAGTGGCAAAGCAACCGACCGCTGAGAAGCGTCAACGGCGCGAACGCGGGTCCATCAATCCCGAGGACATCATCAAGGGCGCATTCGAACTCGCCGAGCAGGTCTCGATCGACAACCTCAGCATGCCGCTACTGGGCAAACACCTGGGTGTCGGCGTCACAAGCATCTACTGGTACTTCCGCAAGAAGGACGATCTGCTCAACGCGATGACCGACCGCGCGCTGCGTGAGTTCGTCGTCGCCACCCCGTACGTCGAGGCCAAGGATTGGCGTGAGTCGCTGGCCAACCATGCGAGGACCATGCGAAAAGCCTTCATGGGTAACCCGATCCTGTGCGACCTCATCCTCATTCGCTCGGCGCTGAGTCCGCGCGCCGCGCGCCTGGGCGTGCAGGAGATGGAGACCGCGATCGCCGGCCTGGTCGAGGCCGGGTTGCCGGTCGAGGACGCCTTCGACACCTATTCGGCGGTATCCGTCCATGTCCGCGGCTCGGTCGTGCTGCACCGCCTCTACGAGAAGAACCGGGCCAACGACAACGCCCCCGGCGATTACGAGGAGACCATGGTCATCGACCCGGACGTCACCCCGCTCCTGGCCCAGGTCACCAGTGAAGGGCACCGCATCGGGGCGGCCGACGAGAAGAACTTCGAGTACGGCCTGGAATGCATCCTCGACCACGCCGCAAGCCGGATCGAGGCCAACGCCGGCAAGCCCGCCAAGAAGGCACCCGCCCGCCGCAAAGCTGCGGCCAGCTGA
- a CDS encoding crotonase/enoyl-CoA hydratase family protein, translating into MSDEVLTERRGRTLVITINRPEARNAFNLAVVQGLADAMDELDDTPELSVAVLTGAGGNFCAGMDLKAFAAGELPYVPGRGAGFTERPPRKPLIAAVEGFALAGGTELVLATDLVVASKVAKFGIPEVKRGLVAGGGGLLRLHQRIPYQKAMELALTGDSFTAEEAAAWGFVNKLTEPGAALDGALELADRITANGPLAVAVTKEIIASSSEWSADEMWKKQGELLGPVFSSNDAKEGAIAFAEKRAPNWTGS; encoded by the coding sequence ATGTCGGACGAAGTTCTCACCGAGCGTCGGGGTCGAACGCTGGTCATCACGATCAACCGTCCGGAGGCGCGCAACGCGTTCAACCTCGCGGTGGTTCAAGGCCTCGCCGACGCCATGGACGAACTCGACGACACCCCCGAGCTGTCGGTGGCCGTCCTCACCGGAGCGGGTGGAAACTTCTGTGCGGGCATGGACCTCAAGGCATTCGCCGCAGGCGAACTGCCCTACGTTCCCGGCCGGGGTGCGGGGTTCACCGAGCGTCCGCCGCGTAAGCCGTTGATCGCCGCCGTCGAAGGGTTCGCGCTCGCCGGCGGCACCGAGCTCGTGCTCGCCACCGATCTCGTGGTGGCCTCCAAGGTCGCCAAGTTCGGCATCCCCGAGGTCAAGCGTGGTCTGGTGGCCGGCGGTGGCGGCCTGCTGCGCCTGCATCAGCGCATTCCGTACCAGAAGGCGATGGAACTGGCGCTCACCGGTGACAGCTTCACCGCCGAGGAAGCCGCCGCGTGGGGTTTCGTCAACAAACTGACCGAGCCCGGTGCGGCCCTGGACGGTGCGCTCGAACTCGCCGATCGGATCACTGCCAACGGCCCGCTGGCAGTGGCCGTGACCAAGGAGATCATCGCGTCGTCCTCGGAGTGGTCGGCTGACGAGATGTGGAAGAAACAGGGCGAACTGCTCGGACCGGTGTTCTCGTCGAATGACGCCAAGGAAGGCGCGATCGCGTTCGCCGAGAAGCGCGCGCCGAACTGGACCGGTTCCTGA
- a CDS encoding SDR family NAD(P)-dependent oxidoreductase — protein MDLGFAGAATVVVGGGRGMGFATAQCLAEDGARIAIVGRSRDVLDAAATELTRLGSPEAVPIVADTSDSSQVERAFAEVGERWGELNALINTVGPGAAGNFEELTDDQWQEAFDAGLMGMVRCVRTALPLLRNAAWARIVNFSAHSTQRQSTRLPAYTAAKVAVNSVSKNLSLMLAKDEIMVNVVSPGSISSEALRGWADTVGVDGNDPYALMAAIDEHFGHPAHLPRAGLPSEIGPVAAFLASKRNSYMTGANINVDGGSDFI, from the coding sequence ATGGATCTCGGATTCGCAGGTGCGGCCACTGTCGTCGTCGGCGGTGGCCGCGGGATGGGCTTCGCGACGGCGCAATGCCTGGCCGAGGACGGCGCGCGGATCGCGATCGTCGGGCGTTCCCGTGACGTGCTCGACGCTGCCGCAACAGAGCTGACCCGCCTGGGATCCCCGGAGGCGGTGCCGATCGTCGCCGACACCTCGGACAGCTCCCAGGTCGAGCGGGCCTTCGCCGAGGTGGGCGAGCGTTGGGGCGAGCTCAACGCACTGATAAACACCGTCGGCCCGGGCGCGGCGGGCAACTTCGAGGAGTTGACCGACGACCAGTGGCAGGAGGCGTTCGATGCCGGCCTGATGGGCATGGTGCGCTGTGTGCGTACGGCATTGCCCTTGCTGCGCAACGCCGCATGGGCGCGCATCGTCAACTTCTCGGCCCACTCCACACAGCGGCAGAGCACGCGGCTGCCGGCCTACACCGCGGCCAAGGTGGCCGTGAACAGCGTGTCCAAGAACCTGTCGCTGATGCTGGCCAAGGACGAGATCATGGTCAATGTGGTCTCCCCGGGCAGCATCTCGTCGGAGGCGCTGCGGGGCTGGGCCGACACCGTGGGCGTCGACGGCAACGATCCATATGCGTTGATGGCGGCCATCGATGAGCATTTCGGTCATCCCGCCCACCTGCCGCGTGCCGGGCTGCCCAGTGAAATCGGGCCTGTCGCAGCTTTTTTGGCTTCGAAGCGTAACTCGTACATGACCGGGGCCAACATCAACGTGGATGGTGGATCGGACTTCATCTAG
- a CDS encoding dihydrodipicolinate synthase family protein, whose amino-acid sequence MARAGEARDWARGALRGIGDSLYTPFCGTDGDDIDWDAYRYLVRYCVGDLGHQMLWCTSGLAEFWALTLAERKQLLEVAIQEGRRTNPHVVIQACTAATSAKDCLELTRHAQQAGADIVYIQTPMMEAHGGEGVLRFFTYIADRTDIALGMFNSPSSGYVLTPDESAGIAEAIPAVCATKEGAFRPAASRRLHELAPYLAIWECDTTVYRAGWLREGIVCPAQLGTAGYLYETPQRRIFTEYWDLVYADRLIEAMDYGRESGLDQFGLDMGSWFTCYPGRADYFTHWAGAFKYAASVLGLPVGDYPHSRPPQAMLPGAAKTQIETAYRKLGLIDS is encoded by the coding sequence ATGGCAAGGGCAGGCGAAGCACGGGACTGGGCCCGCGGTGCGCTGCGTGGGATCGGTGACTCGCTCTACACCCCGTTCTGCGGAACCGACGGCGACGACATCGATTGGGACGCCTACCGCTACCTGGTGCGCTACTGCGTCGGCGATCTCGGCCACCAGATGCTCTGGTGTACCAGCGGTTTGGCCGAGTTCTGGGCACTGACCCTGGCCGAGCGCAAACAGTTGCTCGAGGTGGCGATCCAGGAGGGACGCCGGACCAACCCGCATGTCGTCATCCAGGCCTGCACCGCGGCGACATCGGCGAAGGACTGTCTGGAACTCACCCGGCACGCGCAGCAGGCGGGGGCCGACATCGTCTACATCCAGACACCGATGATGGAGGCCCATGGGGGAGAAGGAGTTTTGCGGTTCTTCACCTACATCGCCGACCGCACCGACATCGCCCTGGGCATGTTCAACTCGCCATCGTCGGGCTATGTACTGACCCCCGACGAAAGCGCCGGGATCGCCGAGGCGATCCCGGCGGTATGCGCCACCAAGGAGGGCGCCTTCCGGCCGGCGGCGAGTCGTCGCCTGCACGAGCTGGCGCCATATCTGGCGATCTGGGAATGCGACACCACCGTGTACCGGGCCGGCTGGCTGCGTGAGGGCATCGTGTGCCCGGCGCAACTGGGGACGGCCGGATATCTCTACGAGACTCCGCAACGCCGCATCTTCACCGAGTACTGGGATCTGGTGTACGCCGACCGGCTCATCGAGGCGATGGACTACGGCCGGGAGTCCGGGCTCGACCAATTCGGCCTGGACATGGGCTCCTGGTTCACCTGTTACCCCGGCCGGGCGGACTACTTCACCCACTGGGCCGGCGCGTTCAAGTACGCGGCATCGGTGCTGGGATTGCCCGTCGGGGACTACCCCCATTCCCGCCCTCCGCAGGCGATGCTCCCCGGGGCGGCGAAGACACAGATCGAAACCGCTTATCGGAAGCTGGGTTTGATCGACTCTTGA
- a CDS encoding enoyl-CoA hydratase, whose amino-acid sequence MTLADDVGTEAVLYDVTEGGVAIITLNRPDRLNSWGADISAGVYASFDRAEADPAVRVIVLTGSGRGFCAGAYMGAMASLGESIGEDTDVSKIVGERHPHFLTTLTKPVIAAVNGACVGIGLTHALMCDVRFAAAGAKFATAFPRRGLIGEYGITWILPRLAGWGAAADLLLSGRTFFAEEAAQLGLVKEVVAPEDLLPRALEYAEDLARNCSPASMAVIKRQLYGDAHDDVRAVSARAETLMHESMVRPDLIEGITAFFEKRPPNFPPLKEG is encoded by the coding sequence ATGACACTCGCCGACGATGTGGGAACCGAGGCGGTGCTGTATGACGTCACCGAGGGCGGGGTCGCGATCATCACTCTCAACCGCCCGGATCGGCTGAACTCCTGGGGCGCGGACATCTCCGCCGGCGTCTACGCGAGTTTCGATCGTGCCGAAGCCGATCCGGCGGTCCGGGTGATCGTGCTGACCGGCTCGGGGCGCGGATTCTGCGCCGGCGCCTACATGGGCGCGATGGCCTCGCTCGGCGAATCGATCGGCGAGGACACCGACGTCAGCAAGATCGTCGGCGAACGGCACCCGCACTTCCTCACCACGCTGACCAAGCCGGTCATCGCCGCGGTCAACGGGGCGTGCGTAGGCATCGGCCTCACCCACGCGCTGATGTGCGATGTCCGGTTCGCCGCGGCCGGTGCGAAATTCGCCACGGCGTTCCCACGTCGCGGCCTGATCGGGGAGTACGGCATCACGTGGATCCTGCCCCGACTGGCGGGCTGGGGCGCGGCGGCGGACCTGTTGCTGAGCGGCCGGACGTTCTTCGCGGAGGAAGCCGCGCAGCTCGGATTGGTCAAAGAGGTTGTGGCACCAGAGGATCTGCTGCCGCGCGCGCTGGAGTACGCCGAGGATCTGGCCCGCAACTGCTCGCCCGCGTCGATGGCCGTGATCAAGCGCCAGCTGTACGGCGACGCCCACGACGACGTGCGCGCGGTGAGCGCCCGCGCCGAGACCCTGATGCACGAATCCATGGTGCGGCCCGACCTGATCGAGGGCATCACCGCGTTCTTCGAGAAACGGCCTCCGAACTTCCCGCCCCTGAAAGAAGGTTGA
- a CDS encoding amidohydrolase family protein: MTEAPERLPYLAVDVDNHYYEPTDAFTRHLPKEFRSRGVQMVQDGKRTLAVMGGTVNHFIPNPTFDPIIEPGCLDLLFRGEIPEGVDPASLMKVDRLSEHPEYQNRDARLKVLDRQRLETVFMLPTFACGVEEGLKHDIDATMASVHAFNLWLDEDWGFDRPDGRFVSAPIISLADPVKAVEEVEFVIGRGAKLVCVRPAPVPGEVRPRSLGDPLHDPVWARLAEAGVAVVFHLSDSGYMAVPALWGGSGVFKGFGKRDPLDMVIMDDRAIHDTMASMIVHQVFTRHPELKVCSIENGSYFVYRLIKRLKKAANNAPYHFREDPVAQLRNNVWIAPYYEDDVKLLADTIGVDKILFGSDWPHGEGLADPTTFTADIPQFPEFSLEDTRKVMRDNALELLGDVSRVAPGVSHLVSA, from the coding sequence ATGACCGAAGCTCCCGAGCGGCTTCCGTACCTGGCCGTCGACGTCGACAACCACTACTACGAGCCGACCGACGCGTTCACCCGGCACCTGCCCAAGGAGTTCCGGAGCCGCGGCGTGCAGATGGTCCAGGACGGCAAGCGGACCCTGGCGGTGATGGGCGGAACTGTCAACCACTTCATCCCCAACCCGACCTTCGACCCGATCATCGAGCCGGGCTGCCTGGATCTGCTGTTCCGCGGGGAGATCCCCGAGGGTGTCGACCCGGCATCCCTGATGAAGGTCGACCGGCTTTCCGAGCACCCCGAGTATCAGAATCGCGATGCCCGGCTCAAGGTGCTCGACCGTCAGCGTCTCGAAACCGTGTTCATGCTGCCGACTTTCGCCTGTGGCGTGGAAGAGGGACTCAAGCATGACATCGACGCCACGATGGCCTCGGTGCACGCCTTCAATCTCTGGCTGGACGAGGACTGGGGCTTCGACCGGCCTGACGGGCGCTTCGTGTCCGCGCCGATCATCTCGCTGGCCGATCCGGTGAAGGCGGTCGAGGAAGTCGAGTTCGTGATCGGCCGGGGTGCCAAGTTGGTGTGTGTGCGGCCGGCGCCGGTACCGGGTGAGGTCAGGCCGCGGTCCCTGGGGGACCCGCTGCATGATCCGGTGTGGGCCCGGCTGGCCGAGGCCGGTGTCGCCGTGGTCTTCCACCTGTCCGACTCCGGGTACATGGCGGTTCCGGCGTTGTGGGGCGGCAGCGGCGTTTTCAAGGGATTCGGCAAGCGTGATCCGCTCGACATGGTGATCATGGACGACCGCGCGATCCACGACACGATGGCCTCGATGATCGTGCATCAGGTCTTCACCCGGCACCCCGAACTCAAGGTGTGCAGCATCGAGAACGGCTCCTACTTCGTCTACCGGCTGATCAAGCGGCTGAAGAAAGCGGCCAACAATGCGCCGTATCACTTCAGAGAGGATCCGGTCGCGCAGCTGCGCAACAATGTCTGGATCGCCCCGTACTACGAGGACGACGTGAAACTGCTCGCCGACACGATCGGTGTCGACAAGATCCTGTTCGGCTCGGACTGGCCGCACGGCGAAGGTCTGGCCGATCCGACCACGTTCACCGCCGATATTCCGCAGTTCCCCGAGTTCAGCCTGGAAGACACCCGGAAGGTCATGCGTGACAACGCACTTGAGTTGCTCGGTGACGTGAGTCGAGTCGCTCCTGGTGTCTCGCACCTGGTATCGGCGTAG